The Equus asinus isolate D_3611 breed Donkey chromosome 25, EquAss-T2T_v2, whole genome shotgun sequence genomic sequence GCCTGCTGAGCCATGGCATGAGTGGGTTTTTCAGGTTCTGAGAACAAGGAGACCTGTGCCTTATTTCCTGGTTGGAATCCCAAAGAGAACAAACCTTGGAGAAATCCCCTCTACTCAGCTCTGGCCAAAGAAGCTGCCATGTCACATCTAGAGCAAAAAGGTATGGGTTGCCTTAGAGAGTTTTCCACAGTCCTAGAGTGGTAAGGGAGGTGAGCCTAATATTTTCTGTGGCtctgagagaggcagagaagtggTTAAGGGAAAGCCAGACCTGGAGGAACCCCACAGACTGGTCCAAGTAGTGATGAAGATGTAATCCATATGAATTGAGCACAAGGGACCAGTGGGACAATATACAGTTTAGAGGATGCCAGCCTGGATAGAAAACAACCAAGAGCCAAATCCTGAAACATGTGAGCGCAATTCTGGAAAAGCAGCTCAGCCTCCCTTTGGGTGTAAATCTGAGCTTGACTCACAATTCTCTGTGCTCTACACGGAAAACCTCGCCAAATGGAGGCTCTGGTTGAGTGGGTTAGGCATCATTTAGATATGGCGTATACCTCCTAACATGGGACAGTTTCTGTTAATCACCCTAAGAATGGCTGGCCTCCCTTAATGGCCAGCCTGTGTTTCATTGCCTCATAGAACACGCAGGGACTCCTGATTTAATCCACTGTGCCATATCAattgtctattgctgcataaaacAACACCCCCAAAATTAATCTCTTAAAACTATAACCATTTTATTTGCTTCTGATTCTGTAGCTAGAAGAGCAGAAGAATTGCCCACCTCATCCTAGTCCAAATTGCTGACCCAcagaataatgagaaaataaaatagctgttttaagtCACTGTTTTTCCTCAAAGTCTTATTTATTGAGGAGTCATTTAGAGTGAAATTTATCCTTTTTAGCTGTATAGTTTTATGTAAGCCATACCTGATTCAGGTAgtatttagatgagactttgggCTTTAGATTTCAGATGCtggaatgagttaagactttTGGAGCTGTTGGGTtggaatttgttacagcagcgtCCCATTTCtaagtaccaaaatctgtattagtcagctgGGGCTACCATAACAAGACACCAGAGGCTAGATgactcaaacaacagaaatttattttgcacagttctggaggctggaaaaccAAGATCGAGATTCCAGCTGATTCTATTTCTGGTGAGAGCTCCGGGCTTGGAGATGGTtacctttttgctgtgtcctcataggaaagagagagagagagcaagctctctgttgtttcctataaggacactaatcctatcagatcggggccccacccttatgacttcagTTAATCTTAGTTACTTCCTTAtaagccctgtctccaaatatagtcacattgtgggttaggatttcaacatatgtaTTTTGCGGGGGACAGAGTTCAGTCCACAGTCAGGGCAGTGGGTCACGGCTCCCTGACATAGAAGAAGTCGAGAGAGgttttcataaaaaaaaattataaatgtggcTTTAGAGTTATGAATGAACCCCACTAAGATTCAAAGAAAGCTACAAAATTTTGAGGGGAATTGACAAACCACCACCAGCTTGAGCTAAAAGAGACTGAgactttccaaaatgaaaagagaacgcTGGACCTTCAAGTTTCTATGGACaggaagcagacagagaaaaCAGCTCAGCTGCAAATGTGGGGCATTTCTTACGGAAAAGGAAAGATATCTCAGAATGCAGAGCCGAGAACTGTGGAGAACCGGTGAACACCGGGGGCCACTCTCAGAGAGCAGAACTAGGTCCTGATTACTTTCCCTGTTCCCAGAAGAGGGAGACCTGACAACATATCCCAGACTACATTTCAGAATGTCTTCCATTTGCTTTGTGTGCCTCTTCCTTTATAAGGGAACGTGAACTGAAGCTATCCCGTCCTGTCTCACTTCTCCATGCTGAGGTGAGGGGACGACAGGTAACTTCATTTTAATTCACTGGTCTTTAGATTAAGAGGAGCCTCATTCACATCTGGACTTGATCAGATGATGCGATCCTGGACTCCATGTCTGAAACCATAATGGGAGGAGATTTTGGGGGATGAGGTGAGTGTATTTTGCACATGGAATGGATGTGAATTACTGAGCAAGAGGAGGCAGACTGTGGTGGATTGTTTGCAAAGATGACCACAACAATTCCTCCCATTCCTGTATGACTGTCTCTTTGCAACTTGATTTTCCTACTCCTCCCATCAAGATGTAGAGTCCATTTCACCACCACTTGAACCCAGGCTGGTCTTGTTACTTGCCTTGATCAGTGGAATGCAGTAGAACTGATGCATGTGACCTCTGAGCCTGGGTCTCAAGAAGCCTTTCACCTTCCCCTCTTGCCATCTTGAAACACTGGGATCTTCATGAATAGAAATTCAAGCTAGTTCTCTTGAGGATAAGAGACTAAATAGGGGAAAAGGGCTAGCGGGCAGGGCATCACCAACTGCCAGAATGCGAGTGGGGCTTTCTTAGACCATCCAGTCCCAGGAAAGCCACCAAATTATTGCAACTACCTGAGTGATCCCCAGCAATATCAGGAAACTTCCCAGCATGGCCTAGAGCAAATTATTCACCCACAGAATCATCAGCAAATAAAAGTGATTACTGATTTAAGTCACTAAGTTATGGGATGGTTTACTATGCAGCCGTAAATAACTGATACATGTAGCTAGAATGGCAGACTCAGTTTCACTTCTCTCATGGCATGTTGCACTAGCAATAGGAAGTTGGGGCAGGACAGGTTGGGGTAATTTTTCTTCAATGGGGATTACTATGACATGGGCAATGAAGGCTTCAGCGACTCATTTCTCCACTCATGCAGTGGGGCATGATTTCCGGATCTCCTCAAGTCCTCTCCAGGTAGCAGTACTAcccaccctccccacaccctcccaTCCTCACACCTGCTCTCTCATGCTTGAAATTCCTTTAGCTGGGAGTTACAATTTCTACTACATGAATTAAAATacattacttaaaaaatattccattccaCTGCAACACAGACATCTTTGGGAAAAGTAACTTACTTAAAGTTTCCCTAAAGATGTAAGTAACCATTGTCTTAGtttgtttgggctgctataacagaatagtatagactgggtgacttagaaacaacagaaatttatttctcacagttctggaggctgaggagtccAAGATGGAGGCGCTGgaagatttggtgtctggtgagggctcacttcctggttcatcgatgactgtcttcttgctgtgtcctcacatggtggaaggcatgagggagctttctggggtctcttACAAGGGTACGAGTctcattcctgagggctccaccctcatgacccaatCACCTACCAAAGgacccacctcctaataccgtcaCATCTGGGGTTagtttccacatatgaattttggagggacacaaacaatCACTCTACAGCAATTGTCTTCAGATCTTTTCTTAACAGCGGATTTTGAAAGAAAGCACTGGTCACCCGAAAGAAGAGCTGGGCTGTCTAAGATAAACTATTGTTTGCCCAGAATTTTATCCAGGGTACAGCCATGGCCTGTGCTATGGGAGACATTAAGGACCTCAAAAAAGTTTGTCCTCTGAGTTTGGCTTAGAAGATTTTTATCTGTCTTCTGAAGTGATAAATTAGAATCATAGAAACATGGAGAAGAACCTGGCAGAGACACCTGCCTATATCTACAGGGCTTTTCAGGCCTCTGTCAGTGAGGAAATTTCTCACCCCACCTTATGGCTACTGGTTGCCTCACTTCTCGTCCTGGTGAGAGGCCTGCCTCCACTGCAGTGTGGGGTTTAGTGGACACAAGCTCCAGAGCGCCccctctctcccaccagcagcacaGCAGCAGGAAAGGAAAGCTCAGACCACAAGGCTGGAGATGCTTCTGGACCTATGTGACACTGGGACCATGTCTATTGGTAGTTTCTGAGGGTAAATGAGCCAAAATAGTGAAAATGACTCAGTGTGGTCACTTGAGctatttttcagttataaaagTCAGGTCTAAACAACCGTAACTATAATTCTACCAGACTGCAGTTCCATCTATATGGCAATGGACTTTCAACCTTGTTTGCGTCTTAACTGCCTGGTTTTTGCTCGGCTGAGAAAATGAGGTGGACAGCTCTGCAGGGTTTTAAATTAAGTGAAGGCTCTGCTGTAAATACAGAGCTTCAGGATGCTGGATACAACTAATGGGCACATGTACTATACACATGGCAGTATTACTCAACAACTGAAATAATGGCTCATGAAATGACTCTTCTAACGCCCATTActcatttccttctccttctcctctaaCAGCATGATACTATACATTGCAGGGTTCTTATTTTACTTCTCATGTGAACCTTTGGCATAGCGACTTATCCCTTGAGGCATGCTATAATCACTGAGAAATGTGCTCCCTGTCACGTCTTATTGCTTAATTATGGCTCTATTTTAGGCTCCCAGTCATTTGGCTTGGAAAGACCTCCCTTATGTGTGATCTTTGAACACGCATCCATGTTGAGTTATCCTTGAGTTCACACCAGACTGTTCCATTTCCATCTTGCTCTGGTTTGCGCAATAATTATTGCCCCCTGGTTCAGCAACACCTTGAATTATTGTAATGAGCACTTACATTTATGCTATTCTCCTCATAAGAAGATACTATCAACCTTTTGTCAAAAAGGCACGTGCTTCAAGTTAATTTTTCCAATACTTGAtagggggttttttttttgcacttaTAAATCCCAGTGACATGCAAAAATCCCCCTTCTTTCCATTCACTCTTGCTCTGGTGATTACAATTTTTTAACTCAAAATCTGGACACCCTGTCTGACAgaggctttttgttgttgttgttttcctttttctagttGTCTATGTATTGCTCCCCAGTGCTAAAGGCAAACTGAAAGATATGGCAGGTCTTGGATATATTCATAGATTGCAAAACAACTGgatacaatatttaaaattagaagtGTTCTAAAATTTGGGGACTTCTGGAGGATGCATCCATGTTCAGTGTTGCAAGCACTTATTTTGCCTCCCATTAACACATTATGTACCAGACTCTGTAAATCTTAGTCCTTCCTGTACACTATAAGCTTCTTAAGGACAAAAGGCACAGATACATCTCTTATATAGCCTTGTCCATATACGTAGCTACAGACAGTTGTTTAATCAGTTGCATAGAGACGATGTGGCATTTTCAAGACAGCTGTTTGGGATTAGGAGCTTGCAAAACCGGCCTGACGTTAAGGTAGAGGCAGACTGGAAAATAGTGTCCTGCTTCATCCCTCCAGAAAGCAGTTCAAGTCAGGCCTGGGGTAGATCTATGCTGAGAAGGGGTATAATTACCCTGGTCCAGAGTGGCCCCAGGTCTTGTCTGGCAGAGTGAATTATATCTATCAGTGCCTTTTAAAATGCTGACTTGGCTCCTTAGAAATACAAAACCCAAAACATCATTTATAAAGGTCACTGGGAATGGCCTGGGTCAGAATAACTTGAGTCCGTTTTGTGCCAGTGCCTCGGAAGAGGAAGTTGCTGAATACTCAGATAAAGCTCCTTGAGAGTACTACGTTGCTAAATCCAAACAAAGAATGACAGAGGCTTATAGCTGAGTTTTTACTCTATAATTCAAATGCCAATCCAGCAATGAAATATGTTCTAGGAATTCCAATCAGAGATTTTTATCATCGGACTTGGAAACCAGCTGTGCTCTCAGTGAGTACAAAGATTCATCACCTGCAGTTGCTATAATTCAGTAGAATTATGCAGAGGTGAAAAACTTGAGAAAAATCCTGTCTTTAAACGCTATGAGAACCATGCTTCTCTGAAACCCACAAAAATGGCTGTAACTTAAAGAAAGTAGTAGGGAATCAAGGTATAAGACCTCTTAAATTCAAGTTTACCTAAGTAAAAGTACACTTTTTCGAGATGAGTGAAAATTACTACAATTTGGTAAAGACCATCTTTGAAGTAGAACAAGTCAGACAACACAAAGCAGTTAACTCCTAAATTACATATCACATCATTAAGCACCCTGATAACCTTATGCTTTATTTGAGAAGTGGGAGCAAGAGGAGAGGAGGTTAACACCAGAGAGGGAGAGCTCTACAAAGTGCCCCAGGAAACTCATGGCGGTGATTTTGAACCAATAATTTCCTTCATGGAAACTAACAATTATCGTGGATTTGTGAATCTATATATCAGAAATCTTTTGaatgtattttatgatttttaaaagatatcagGACTATGCTGGAAAAGCCAGTGCATATGGTCCTCATAGCAAGGAGCCCCCACTTCTCATTAATTTGCTCTTGTTCCTCTCACACATGGGATACAGCTGCCTTGTACAAAACTGATGCAATATAACTTTGTCACATATATCATCACCTGAGCACTTGGATACCACCCTGGGAAAGCCAAGCACGGtaagtttttcaaaatactgTAATGGTTTTGGTGGACACTTTATAGacatatttgaaaggatttcACAAGCACAAACACAATCCCTGCATGGATTGCCAAGCCAAATTTTCAAATGGAGGGATGCAGTGAACTTCACGGCCTGATAGATGTAAGAAACACATCAAGAGTTTAGAACTGCAACTTGACTAGCACTTTAAGATTAGAACGAGCCAGTTGGCCAACATGGGAAATTTCTGGCTCTCAaatccttcatctgtaaaataagatgaTTAAACCAGATGATCTCTGAGGTCCCAtccaattcatttatttcatggATCTCATTTCTCCATGTACCTCATAAGATAAGTCCTCAAAGTATTTAGCCTGAGAATTAGATTGTACCTACCTGTACCTGGATTTAGCCAGTATTACAGAGCCTCATTTATTGGTGAAGTTTCCTTAACAGAGGCTCATACAAAAGTAGATACTGTCTCTACCACATGGAGATACAGAATGCATTATTGCCACAAACTGCTTAAGAATACTATCAAATTGTTTGAAacctttttaaaaggcaaatgaaagACCACATTATAAATGCATGAGACTGGTTTATTCCTTAGAAAAATGAGTGTACTGACAATGAAGCTTTCAATTTTTATGTATgtcattcataaataaaaacacaactatCGACAGAAATGCCTCTGTTTAGAGAAGTCAGTAATGGAAAGCTATAATCTCAACTCAAATGATAcaacataaaaatacaaagctCATCTGCATCACTAGAAGATAATACCCTCAaacaaactcatttaaaaatcgGCTGTCTCCAACTTTTTCAGAAACTATTATGAATACAATATTAcatttgtttttatcctcttttaTAATAGTTTAAGACTTTAAATGCAGTATTTGTACTTTCAGCATTCCTGATAAATGGACCATAATTTAATGTAATATTCATAGACTTTTTGATAAAACTACAATATTTATTTACACATTCACATTTAGCACAATGTAGTGGTCAAGTAGTAGTGATGGTAATTACCAAACTATTAAagtaataagaaaattatcattttaacaatttaaatGCTTTATGACAAGGATAATTTATatccaacatataaaatacatatttacaataactttagaaaaaaatatatcaattttttgGATAATCAAAAATAGCAATAAcgttttctgtattattttcagCCTCACTGTAGAAATGTTTTCATTGTCTAAATCTAATTAATGTGCTGATAAAAGACAATATATTAATAGTAaaatagtgtgtgtgtttgtgtgtatcatCTAACCAAAACTCGCGTTGTAAATTGAAGCCTTTTCAGGCTCACTGAAGACAGGTGCCCAGTGAAGCCTTTTAAAAGCCTCACTGAAGACAGAAGTACTGCTGGCTTAAGCTGCCTTGTTCTTTATATAAACTGTAATTTCCAATCGCGTTTTGTAACTTTAGTAAGATCCAAATAGATAATTCAGCCTACTACTTTTGTCAGTTATTTCTTGTTCTGTCTCCCTTCCACATTAATTTTTGAGTCTCTTTACTGATTACATAAAACAGGAGTCTCATTCTCAACACTTCTCCCAGAAGTTAAATTGAGTTTGATTAGTTACTGAGTATcgtttttccttttacttttctatGTTTATCTGGTCTAAAAACACTCTCAGCCACAtagtttttcttccattcttttaagTTACTTGTTTGCATCTAGTAATAAAGGTACACGGAAGGAAGTGGAACAAAATCAAGGTGAACTGTATATAAAATTATCATAATTTGAGACTTTAGAATGGTCAAACATGTTATACTAAAACTAATCATGGATTCAAAGATTAATGCTGTTTTAAAGAGGCATTTATTATCAGAGGTCACGGCATAATCTACAATAGAAAGTTTACTTTACTGAATACCTTATTAGTTGAAAAGAACAAACACTGGCACTTCACACGGTCGGAGCAGCTGAAATGTCATTTACAGTCGTTGTAACGTCTCGATTTGGGTGGTCTGGATTAAGATCGGGAATGCTATTGGAGTTTTCACATTGCTCATCTACCTTTGGGGAAGCAGCTTGTTCTGGATGCGTTTTGTTGTCTTTAGCAAGTCCTAATGTCACATGCTCCCCGGAAGGCTGAAGTGGCCTCTCTAAATGAACCGTTTGTTTCCTTGCCTCTGCTTCTTGTTCGTGCAGCaatctctccacctccacctcaaGCTCCAAAGTCTCCTCATCAGCTTGTACATCCAGTTGCTGCATCAACTCCTCCAACTTCTTGGCCTTGCGGAGCTCATTTTGCTGTATGATCGTACAAAGGTGCTCAGTCAGTTGCTCTTTAATCTCAGTCTTACGCTGTAGATCAAGCTTTGCTGTAACATACTCGGCTTCAGCCCTGTCAAACCGCTTCCTGCAGGGACAGGCACAAAAATTGG encodes the following:
- the GORAB gene encoding RAB6-interacting golgin isoform X3, producing the protein MEEKNKRKKALLAKAIAERSKRTQAETMKLKRIQKELQALDDMVSTDIGILRNRIDQASLDYSYARKRFDRAEAEYVTAKLDLQRKTEIKEQLTEHLCTIIQQNELRKAKKLEELMQQLDVQADEETLELEVEVERLLHEQEAEARKQTVHLERPLQPSGEHVTLGLAKDNKTHPEQAASPKVDEQCENSNSIPDLNPDHPNRDVTTTVNDISAAPTV